DNA from Minwuia thermotolerans:
GGTCAGCACCATCTTCACCGACTTGCGGGCCTCGGCCGACAGCAGGTGAATGGGGATGTCGGAGGGCTCGGCCACCGGCGCATCGCGAAAGCCGATGAGCTCGGGCAGCCAGTCCATCAGCGTGTCCGCCGAGACCTCCAGTTCGTGATGGCGCGTGCCGAACTGCCCCGCGATCTGGCGGGCGTAGCCGAGTTCGCTGTATTCGCCCTCGGCGAAGCCGACGGAGAAGGTGTTGACCGGCGGCCCGCTCACCCGGCTCATCAGCGCGACGATAGCCGAACTGTCGATGCCGCCCGAGAGGAACGCGCCGAAGGGCACATCGGCGATCATGCGCAGTGAGACGGCTTCCTGCAGCTTGTCCATGAAGGCGGCTACCGGATCGCCCCCGGCGGCGCGCGGCTCGACCCGGCTGTCCGGCGTCGTCCAGTAACGGCTGACCGTGACTTCACCGCCCTCGCAGACGGCGATGCTCGCGGGCGGCAGCTTCTCGATCCCTTCGAAGAAGGTATGCGGGCCGGGCACGTAACGGTAGTTCAGGTAATGCGGCAGAACCGAGCGGTCGAGCCGCGCCTCGACACCCGGCGCAGACAGCAGCGCCTTGATCTCGGAAGCGCAGTAGAATCCGCCCTCCGGCCGCCGCGCGAGGAACACGGGCTTCTTGCCGAAGCGGTCGCGGACGACCGTCATGCGGCCCTGCTCATGCTCCCAGATGATGTGGGCGAACATGCCCCGCAGCCGCTCTGCCGATCCCGGTCCCCATTCGGCGTGCGCCGCGAGTACGACCTCGGTGTCGGAAGTGGTCCGGAAGGCGTGGCCCAGCGCCGCCAGTTCCGTGCGCAGGGCCTGGAAATTGTAGACCTCGCCATTGAAGACGATCGACAGCCGCCGCCCGTCGGGCGCGGTGTAATGCATTGGCTGGTCGCCGGTCGAGAGATCGATGATCGCCAGCCGTCGGTGACCCAGCGCTCCCTGCCATGCGCCGTCGGGACTGGTCGCCAGCAGCGCGCCCTCGCCGTCCGGACCGCGATGGGCGATCCGGTCGGTCATGGCCTTCAGCGCTGCGGCGCCGGGCGCGGAGCCGGCCGGCAGATACCAGCCGGCGATACCGCACATGCTGCGCCTGCCTTGCCGCTACTTGTAGGGATCGGCGGCGTCGCGCAGACCGTCGCCCATGAAGTTGAAC
Protein-coding regions in this window:
- the asnB gene encoding asparagine synthase (glutamine-hydrolyzing) codes for the protein MCGIAGWYLPAGSAPGAAALKAMTDRIAHRGPDGEGALLATSPDGAWQGALGHRRLAIIDLSTGDQPMHYTAPDGRRLSIVFNGEVYNFQALRTELAALGHAFRTTSDTEVVLAAHAEWGPGSAERLRGMFAHIIWEHEQGRMTVVRDRFGKKPVFLARRPEGGFYCASEIKALLSAPGVEARLDRSVLPHYLNYRYVPGPHTFFEGIEKLPPASIAVCEGGEVTVSRYWTTPDSRVEPRAAGGDPVAAFMDKLQEAVSLRMIADVPFGAFLSGGIDSSAIVALMSRVSGPPVNTFSVGFAEGEYSELGYARQIAGQFGTRHHELEVSADTLMDWLPELIGFRDAPVAEPSDIPIHLLSAEARKSVKMVLTGEGSDEILAGYPKHRAERHAARYHALMPGVLHEGLVRPVVAALPYRFRRIKTLFDSLSERDVRDRFPRWFGVLGPKALARLLKAGIEPAGLDPTPFEVREGASPLRRLQHFDQTSWLPDNLLERGDRMTMAASIEARMPFMDHELAELVASLPDDCRIRGGEDKWLLREGMRRILPREILERPKVGFRVPVNEWFRTTMRDWVRDHLAGADSRSAVFYEGTELARILDDHEQGRQNHEKLIWTLVTLELFLRRYALNP